The stretch of DNA TGGTCTATGACTACAAATTTCCGACACTTGCCACTAAACTTTACTATCATTACAAGAAAAACCAGAAGCTCGGCAAAGTGCCAAAAGGATGCAAGTTCAACATCATCAACTTCGTGGATGTGGAGTACAGCAAACGGGTGAACCCCATTCAGGCAAAGTACATCAATAATCTTGCGGCGGCGAGCGAAACGGCGGAAACCCTGTTGGAATCCCTGCAGAAAGGCAAGAAAGAGGGAGGCGGAGGCAGTGACCAGTTCTTTCAGACTTCTGCCGTGAACTTTCTTGCCGCCTGTATCTACTTTTTCGTGAACTACGAGCGGGAACCCTACGATGCAAACGGAAAGAAACTGTATGCGGAGAAACGGCAAGATCCGCAGACGAAGTTCTGGAAGCCGACGGGTGTCGTTCGTGACCGTGAGGGTGGCAGCATCGTGGAACCTGCCTATTGGCTTGGAAAATACTCGGATATGCCGCATATCCTTTCATTTCTCAATGAGAGCTACCAGACTATTTTTGAGGTACTTGAGACGGACAACGAGGTCGCGCCGTTGCTCGGCCCGTTCCAAACGGCCTTCAAAAACAAGGCGATGGAACAGTTGGAAGGTATGATAGGTACGCTGCGTGTCTATACCAGCCGTTTGGCTACAAAGGAATCTTACTGGATATTCCACAAGGATGGGGACGATTTCGACCTGAAAGTTAGTGACCCCAAGTCACCCAGTTATCTGCTGATAGCCAACGATCCGGAAATGGAAAGTATCATCGGAGCGTTGAACGCTCTGATATTGAACCGTCTCGTTACCCGTGTGAACACCGGGCAGGGGAAAAATATTCCGGTCAGCATCATCGTGGATGAGCTACCGACACTGTATTTCCACAAGATAGACCGACTGATAGGTACGGCGAGAAGCAACAAGGTAAGCGTAACGCTGGGTTTTCAGGAGTTGCCGCAGTTGGAGGCTGACTACGGAAAAGTGGGAATGCAAAAAATCATCACGACAGTGGGCAACGTGGTAAGCGGTTCAGCTCGCGCAAAAGAGACACTGGAATGGTTGTCGAATGACATTTTCGGCAAGGTGGTACAGGTCAAAAAGGGCGTGACGATCGACCGGGACAAAACGAGTATCAATCTCAATGAGAACATGGACAGTCTTGTACCCGCCTCGAAAATTTCGGATATGGCGACGGGATGGATTTGCGGACAGACGGCACGTGATTTCGTGAAGACGAAAACCGGTACGGGAGGCTCGATGAACATTCAGGAGTCGGAAGAGTTCAAGACTACAAAGTTCTTCTGCAAGACGGATTTCGATATGAGGGAGATAAAAGCGGAGGAAGCGGCCTATGTACCGCTACCGAAGTTCTACACTTTCAAGTCGAGGGAGGAACGGGAACGCATCTTGTATAAAAATTTCATACAAGTCGGACAGGATGTAAAAGACATGATAGCGGATGTACTGAACAAGCGTGGGGCGAAATAAATCAAAATCCCTGCAATAATTTACGTGGTTATTGCAGGGATTTTTGTATTCCATTCAGCTACCCGAAATCTTGCGGACATAAATGAATCATCTGACAGTTTCCGATTTGGAATCGTTTTCCGACAGCAGATTTTGTAATTTGTCGATGTCCGGTAGAGTCTTGCGCAAATTTTCCGGCATTTCTTGGGCTGTGCGGTATGTCGCCACGCCCATAGGCTTATCATAGTCGCGCACCATGATTTCGACAAATTGGCGGTTGGCATCCTGACATAGGACAATACCGATTGAAGGGTTCTCGTGCGGTTTCTTGTCGGTCATATCATATACAGTCAGATAACCGCTAAGCTGTCCGAGATAATTCGGGCGGAACTTGCCCCGTTTCAATTCCACGATTACGCTGGCATTCAGTTCTCTGTTGAAGAATACAAGGTCAGCAAACATTTCCTCTCCGGCAACTATCAGGCGATGCTGACTGTCGATAAAAGTGAAGTCGTTTCCAAAACGGAGAATGAACTGCTTGATATTGGTTACGATTTGGTTTTCGATGACCTTTTCGTTCCAGTCCTGTTCGCGTTCTCCCACATTCTCCAGATTAACCATTTCGAGCATATACTCATCCTTGAACGCCAATGTCGCTTTTACGGCATAAATGGCTTCGGGCAGCACTTGAAGGAAGTTGCTCGGCAAAGATCCGCGATTTGAATAGATGTCTTCTTTCAAGTAATTTTTGAGAGAGGATAGCGACCACGCATTTTGAGCGGCACAATGGATATAGAACAATCGTTCTGCGATGTCTTTTGAACGAGTCAGGATTTCAATATGATGTGAAAAGCTAATCTTGACAAAATCGTCCCAGGTAAATTCGGTATTGACCGGTTGCCCGATAAGTTGCAGCAGTAGATGCTCGTCAATATCCAATTCGCCCAACGCTGTTGGATGAATTAAAGCCGTACCCTTTTCCGACGAATGGTTTTCCAATTCGCCCAACACTGTTGGACGAATTAAAAACGTCCTCCATTCCTCATAGAATGAGCGCATCCGTTTCAACCCCGATTCAGAAAAGCCGTGCAGACCGGGCAACTCCCGTTGAAGGAGCTTTGATATGGTAGGCAATGCTTTAGTACCCCAACAGCCGATGCGGGAATTTTCAGACACGAATTTCCCCACTCCAAAATACAACGAGAGAGTTTCTTTGTTGACCGCAGCCGCACTTCTATACCGGCAGCGTTCGATGGCATGTTTGATTATCTCTACTGCCTCTGCATATTGTGTATAATCCGATGGGATAACTTGTTGTTCCATATACATACGTTTTTGTGCCGCAAAGGTACGAAAAATACGGGATATACAGGGCAGAATGCCAACATATTATAGTGCCGTGTGGGTCTTATTCGGTATTTTTAGCGTTCCGGTTTCCTGCACTCGCTTTGCTGCCAATCTACTCACTTAGATGTTCATGTGTCTGGGGCGTGCCGAGAAAGCCGGTAGCGGTGTGGATAAGATTGTGAGCGGTTGGCAGTCTTTGGGTTGGCCGCTTCCTACTGTAGCCGAGGAAACACGTCCGGACTATGTTGTGCTGACCTTGCAGTTAGGGATGAAAACCCGACAAGAAAACCTCGCAAGCAGGATTTGAGAAAAGAGCAAATCTTGGAGTTCTGTGTTGAGCCGCAATCCCTATCTGATATTTTGCAACATTTAGGATTGAAAGATAGGGAAAATCTTATGGAGGTCTATATCAATCCGATGATTGGTGCAGGGGTATTGGAAATGACGGAGCCGGACAATCCCACAAGCCGTAACCAGATGTATGTAACGGTAAAAGTGGAACAAGAATTTCAAAAGTAAGTTTATAATAGGATATTGCGGCTTGGACGCATCCAACCTCATACAAATAACACTGCCCGCGTGAAAATGGGGGCAGTGTTATTTATATGGTAGTTCGCTTATTTAAGCTCGTGTACCGCTTAAAAGTTCGGCAAGTTGCCGGTCGCAGAATTTATCGTATTCCTCCTTGTCTGTACCGCTTTCGATAGCCCGGTCGATAACATCGCCCAGTTCGTCGAAGCAGACTTCTTCATTGACACACTTTGCATTGCTATCATCTTCTTTCAGTAGATAGACCTCGTAGTAATCAGAGCCGTTGAGAGCGATAACGACATATCCGGCGTGTAACCGTCCGTTTACTTTCAGCCGCAGTGCCGGTAATTCTTGGAATACCGTAGCGACAAATTCGCTGACTCCCCACGACATAAAGACGGGTATGGGGGTAAATGACAGTAATTGTTCTTTGATGGTCTGTGCGATGTGCATTACATACTCTTTATCCATAACTTTGATTTTTAATATGATTATTGATTTATGTTAGTTGAACCATTCGGGGTTATCCTCTTTTAATTCCGTGATGAGTTCATCGTCCGGTAATTTGAGGGTCTTCGCATCGGCGAAAAAGAAAACCTCGTCATATATTTGTTCGGCTTCCTTACTTGCAAAACCTTCGCTCTCGTCCTCGAAACTGCCCGGATGAAGTGCATCGAGCAGAGCGGTAGAGCCGATAAGTAGTTCTTCACCTTCGTTGGATTTCACGATACGGCAGATGTAGATATTGCCGTCAAATTGTAGTTCTTTCGTTTTCATACGCCTGTTATCTTAATGGGATATGTCTCCCGTTTGCCTTGAGGTATTCCATGATACACTTCGCTTCTTCGTGCGATGCACGGTTGCGGTCATCGTAATTGCGTGTCTCGTCTGCCATGACCACGATACACTCCTTTACCAACCTGTAAAGGCTTTGCTGCAGCGTGGGGTGCATTTCGGGGATAGCGGCTGCAAACCGTTTGGGATTGAAGCCGTAATCGTTCACTGCTCTTTCCCAGTCTTTGGCGAGCTGGTACTCCTTGCTTTCCTTGATGTTGTCCATAATCTTGAATTTTAATGATTTGTTTTTTATTCCCTCCGTTCGATTCCTTTCTGTCGGAACCGCTTTGGGATTTTATAGATGCGGTAAACGGTTGTCGGTACAGCTTCATACGGGAGGCTTTTCCTGCCAATTACTCTTTCTGAGGGAAGGAAGAATTTGCAGGAAATACATTTCAAGCCGCCGGATCAAGCGCGACGGCCGACCTTTGCATCTGATAAAACCAAACCGGGGCTGACAGGGAATGAAGCTGGGGAAACGCTATAAAAGGGAAGTTGAAAATGGTAAAAAAGAGAGGAAACGAAAGCTATGAATGGAGGAAGGGTGGGTGGTGACGGGTTCGTCAGAAAGTTAAAAGAGGTACTTGGGTCCTTTGTCCGGAGCATACAAAAATGAATAGAGGGCGGATTTCCCCCCCCCTATTCGTTATGACAACAACATTTGTCAGGCAGCTATTTCTTCCGTTTGCGGTTCGGTCTGTGCTTCCGCTTCGGGTTGCGGTTCATCGGGTTGTTCCGCTTCCTGCGTGGCTTGTTCCTGCAAAGCGGCTTTTTTTTCCTTAATGCGTTGGTGCCGCTTTTCGTACACTTCATTATATCCGTCTTGGATATTGGCAAGTTCTTCGGGCATATGCTTTTGGGCGAAGCCAAGCAACAGGGAGGCTGTGGCGTTGTTACCGAATGCGTCCTTGAAATTGGCAATCAGATAATCCCTGCGGATAACGGCTTTCTGCTTGGCGGTAAGGTTCTCGATGATGCGCATTTTGTCCTCGCTCGTAAGGTAGTAATAAGAACCTTTATCTTCAATTCCCACCTCATTGAAATGCTCTTTGCGGAGTGAGGAGAGCAGGAAGAAATACACCATTTTCTCCTCGTCCTGTCCAAATTTGCGCTCTGACATATCGACCTCTAAAATCCGCTTTTTGGTGTCTTCAACGGTCTTTTCGAGGGCAATCTCCTTGTTGCGTTTGTCCTGCTTTTCCAACTTCTCGATAGGTGAAAGCGGCATTTCGGTTGCTGTACCGTTTACGGTGGTAGCGGTATTTGCAACATAGCACAGTGTAATGTCGTTGCTCTCAATACGGAGATAGAGGGAGATTTCTCCTGCTTCGCTTCGGGTGCGGATTGCTTCGCATTTTTCGGTGTAACCGTTCAATTCCTGCCCGTAATCCTTTTCTGCATCCTCGTATTCCTCGGTGGTATCATAATCCTCTTTTTGAGGTGCTTGGGGGCTTTCGGGGTATTTCGTTGCATAGGTTTTAAGGCTTTCCACTTCGTAGCCCATAGCGGTAAGTCGGTCGATGACAGCTTCATTGTAATTGTAGCTTTCGTGGCAGAGGGGAACGGCAGGGTGCTGTTCCATGAGCCGCATAGCCTTTTCGGTAAGGTGCGATGTGTTCATTTCCACCAAGCAAGCGCGGTTGGCGCAATTTCCGCAACCACCCTCACAGAACAACATCATATTATTGGTATTGTGAGGGCATGAAAGACAAAGGGTTTTGTCGAATGAATAGCGATTGAGGTCTGCGGTGTATTGCCGTTCGATGCTTTGTGCCACCTCGGAAGCTTTCATGCCTCGCCAACTATTGTACTGCACCCCCTCTTTCAGATGTTGGTCGTACACCTCACGCTGTATCTCTTCCCCATAACGGCAGATTTCACTTGCCACGCTGATTGTGATTTCGTCCTGCTCCAACAGCAAAGCGATTTCGGGTATCAAGGAAACGAATTTAAGTCGTGTACGGATATATGCCTCCGTCTTGCCGAACTGCACGGTCAAGGACTGTACATCGTGGCGACCGCTGTCTATGAGCTTTTGGTAGGCGTTGGCTTCCTCAATCGGGGTCACATCCTTACGCTGCAGGTTCTCGGTAATCGCCATTTCCTCGGCTGTCTCGTCTGAAATTTCCATGACGATAGCCGGAATTTCCGCCAATTCAGCCATGAGGGAAGCACGGTATCTGCGTTCTCCGAATACAATCTCGAAACGGTTGTCCGCAATAGGGCGCACACCGATAGGCTGAAGCACTCCCTGCTGACGGATGCTCTCGGCAAGTTCCGCAAGGCTTGTCTCGTCAAAGTTCTTACGTGGGTTGTAGTTACTCGGCTGAATGTCTGCCAATGCTACCGATGTGATGTTCTTCTCTACTGCTTGAACTGCTGTTGTTGCCATAATCATAAAATTTAATTGGTTGATATTTGATTTTTTTATTTTCCCTTTTTTCGGTTCTTTTCTCTGCCTGAACCGCTTGGGATTTACAGATGCTTCAAGGGACTGACGAACAAGCTATTTTCAACGCTTTTTCCGGAAAATTACTCTTTCGCAGGAAGGAAGAATTTTACGAGAAATGCACTTCAAAGCGGTGAAATCAAGCGCGGCAGTCCAAATTTGCGTCTGGAAAACCAACCGGCGATGGCAGGAACGAGGCCGGACAAGCGGCAAGTGGAATAAATAAAAAAGTAATACAACCATGCGGTTATAAGAGGTAATAGAACAGGAGAACACCCAGGAGGGTATAAACAGGAAAAACGCTACCTTGTGGACGTGCCCATAAGATAGCGGTATGCTATAAAAGGTATATCGGATGGGGACTACAACCGCCGTACCGGTTATTTCTCGTGCTTTTCCAAATACTCTTTCATCGCCTCGTTCACGATGTCCCGTAGAGACATATTCTTTTCGATGGCGAGGTACTTCATCCGGGTATGAATACTTTTGTTTATGACAAAGTTGCAATGTACAGCAGGCTCTTTTTCCGTTTTGACCGGTGCAGGTTCTTTCTTTTGCGTGGACTTCCCGGTGGATGACAGCAAGCCGTCCAGTCCGCTTCTCATGCCGTTTTTCAATGAATCACTTTTGCCCATATCGTTTTTATTTTAATTTCAACACTTCTTTTGCTAACTCCATGTAGTCCTTTGCCCCGTTGCTGTTCTTGTTATACTCAAAGATATTCATGCCTTTTATCGGAGCTTCGGCCAATGATACATTGTCCCGGATGACGGTCTTGAATACCTTGTCGCAGAACGATTCGCTGATTAGTTCCGCCACACTTTTGTTGAGCGTCTTGCGCTTGTCAAACTGGGTGATGACAATGCCGCCGATATTTAGGTTTGGGTTCAAACGTTCCTTGACAATCCCGACCACATTTGTAATCTTTGCCATTCCGCGCATGGCGAGGAACTGCGCCTGTACCGGGATAATCAGGAAATCCGCCGATGTGAGGGCGTTCAGTGTCAGCAAACCCAGCGAGGGCGGACAGTCAATCAGGATATAGTCGAATTTACGGGTTTCAAGCAATTTTGCAATCAGCCCTTTTAGTATTAATTCCCGCCCCGGCTCGTTGATAAGCTCGGATTCTGTCGCCGACAAATCGAGGCAGGACGGTACAACGGAAAGACCGTTTTCCAACTCGAATACCGGTAAGGTATATTCGCCTTTCATCGCTCCGTACACCGTCCGTTCCTCTTCGATGGAGAGACCGCAGGATTCCGTGAGGTTTGCCTGACCGTCCATGTCGATGAGCAGTACACGCTTTTTCTTCTGCTGCAATGCGGCAGCAAGATTGATGGTGGTAGTTGTCTTTCCGACACCGCCCTTGTGGTTCAAAACTGCGATTATTTTTGTCATAATTTCGTGTCTTTATATCTGATACAAAGATAATACTATTTTTAGTATTTACTATTATTAGTGTATACTATTTTACTACTTTTGTATATTTTAGTATTATAGCATCTACTACTATACTAAACTAAAATACTGATTGACTAAATGTAGTGCATTCTATCATTTCTGATGGGATATTTCCTAATATCCTACTTTACTAACCTTAGTATATACTACATTTAGTATTTGTTGTATAACAGCAAAATAAGCTCATTTTGGAATTAGTCTTATAAATCATCATCATGCGCATTAGATAAATTCTGTCTCAAGTGCTTCCAACAAGTCGTGTATTTGTTTTTCCGCTTCCTCCATATCCGATACAATGTCCTTGATGTGGTAAGGTGCGCCATTTTTACCGTGCCCATCATTTCCAATCCATAGATAGGCTTCGTAATCCGGGTCAAAACCCTCGAAATATTGTTCCATGTCAGCAATGAGGGTATCAATGTCCTCACATTTCATTTCGGCACTGAAATTAAAATCCTGCCCATAGTTGGTATAGCGTTGGAAGTCGAACTGAATATTTGATTTATTTTTGTCATCCACACTTATACTCCAGCCTTTGCTTTGGGATATTTCCGTTACTTTTTGTATCTTTTCTTGAGCGGTCATAGTTTTGAGTTTATAGTGGGGAGACTTCACACCGTCCTACCGATTGCTTTAATCCGTTATTTGAAAGTAATACTCCTGCAGCTCGTCTGGCCATTCGGCGGTCATAGAGCGTGGCTTTCTGGTTGTCCCGCTCGTGCCATTGCCAAATTTTGTGATTAAGTACAAGGCACAGCTCTGTCCAATGCTTGTAGTTATCTTTCCATTCTGCCTTAACCTTTCTGTATGTGTCAGCTATGGCTTCATTCCCGAACTTGTCTGCCATAGAGAAGTCCTGCCAAAAGGTTGTCATCGGGTCATAGCCAGTAATTTCCGCTATATTCCACTTGGGAATTACTATTTTTAATATTTCCATACTTATTATTGTTTTTGTAATACTCATGAATCAAGATTACTATTTCCCTTTGTTCGGTCTGTTTGCGACCGCCGGGAAGATTTTTCTGCTTTCAGAAGGTGGCGGGGAACAATCGGACAAGGCTGATCCGGAAAAATACGCTCGACAGCGGAGAGGAAGATTTTTACGTGTCATTTGCGGCAGTATGCCGGCATTGGCAGGATTGGAGCCGCCGGTTACCTTTGCGGAAAATTCTGTTCCGTAGGTCGCACGGCAGCGGACTTGGGTTTAATGGGAATCCGTTAGAAAAGGAAAGATTTATGAATAAAAGAGTGAGGCGGCCAGCCGGGACGGACTTTCCGATGGACTGTCTTGGGACTACAGAGGGCAGGATTTATCCCGCCCCCTGTAATGCCAAGTCTGTCCGTGTCCGTCCTTTTGCAAAAAGGGGCTTCACGCACTTTATGTAACGTGTTACACAAAATG from Barnesiella propionica encodes:
- a CDS encoding ParB/RepB/Spo0J family partition protein; this translates as MATTAVQAVEKNITSVALADIQPSNYNPRKNFDETSLAELAESIRQQGVLQPIGVRPIADNRFEIVFGERRYRASLMAELAEIPAIVMEISDETAEEMAITENLQRKDVTPIEEANAYQKLIDSGRHDVQSLTVQFGKTEAYIRTRLKFVSLIPEIALLLEQDEITISVASEICRYGEEIQREVYDQHLKEGVQYNSWRGMKASEVAQSIERQYTADLNRYSFDKTLCLSCPHNTNNMMLFCEGGCGNCANRACLVEMNTSHLTEKAMRLMEQHPAVPLCHESYNYNEAVIDRLTAMGYEVESLKTYATKYPESPQAPQKEDYDTTEEYEDAEKDYGQELNGYTEKCEAIRTRSEAGEISLYLRIESNDITLCYVANTATTVNGTATEMPLSPIEKLEKQDKRNKEIALEKTVEDTKKRILEVDMSERKFGQDEEKMVYFFLLSSLRKEHFNEVGIEDKGSYYYLTSEDKMRIIENLTAKQKAVIRRDYLIANFKDAFGNNATASLLLGFAQKHMPEELANIQDGYNEVYEKRHQRIKEKKAALQEQATQEAEQPDEPQPEAEAQTEPQTEEIAA
- a CDS encoding PDDEXK nuclease domain-containing protein, coding for MEQQVIPSDYTQYAEAVEIIKHAIERCRYRSAAAVNKETLSLYFGVGKFVSENSRIGCWGTKALPTISKLLQRELPGLHGFSESGLKRMRSFYEEWRTFLIRPTVLGELENHSSEKGTALIHPTALGELDIDEHLLLQLIGQPVNTEFTWDDFVKISFSHHIEILTRSKDIAERLFYIHCAAQNAWSLSSLKNYLKEDIYSNRGSLPSNFLQVLPEAIYAVKATLAFKDEYMLEMVNLENVGEREQDWNEKVIENQIVTNIKQFILRFGNDFTFIDSQHRLIVAGEEMFADLVFFNRELNASVIVELKRGKFRPNYLGQLSGYLTVYDMTDKKPHENPSIGIVLCQDANRQFVEIMVRDYDKPMGVATYRTAQEMPENLRKTLPDIDKLQNLLSENDSKSETVR
- a CDS encoding ParA family protein, producing MTKIIAVLNHKGGVGKTTTTINLAAALQQKKKRVLLIDMDGQANLTESCGLSIEEERTVYGAMKGEYTLPVFELENGLSVVPSCLDLSATESELINEPGRELILKGLIAKLLETRKFDYILIDCPPSLGLLTLNALTSADFLIIPVQAQFLAMRGMAKITNVVGIVKERLNPNLNIGGIVITQFDKRKTLNKSVAELISESFCDKVFKTVIRDNVSLAEAPIKGMNIFEYNKNSNGAKDYMELAKEVLKLK
- a CDS encoding Fic family protein, which produces MEFCVEPQSLSDILQHLGLKDRENLMEVYINPMIGAGVLEMTEPDNPTSRNQMYVTVKVEQEFQK
- a CDS encoding type IV secretory system conjugative DNA transfer family protein → MEESKELQGFYKIFRAVIYISVLMEFFEYAIDLAMLDHWGGILIDIHGRIKRWMIYNDGNLVYSKIATFLLICITCIGTRNKKHLEFDARRQVLYPLICGLFLIVFSVWLYHHTMETRLYTLPLNIIFYMAATLVGVILVHIALDNISKFIKEGLGKDRFNFENESFEQSEEKDENQYSVNIPMRYYYKGKFRKGWVSISNCFRGTWVVGTPGSGKTFSIIEPFIRQHSAKGFAMVVYDYKFPTLATKLYYHYKKNQKLGKVPKGCKFNIINFVDVEYSKRVNPIQAKYINNLAAASETAETLLESLQKGKKEGGGGSDQFFQTSAVNFLAACIYFFVNYEREPYDANGKKLYAEKRQDPQTKFWKPTGVVRDREGGSIVEPAYWLGKYSDMPHILSFLNESYQTIFEVLETDNEVAPLLGPFQTAFKNKAMEQLEGMIGTLRVYTSRLATKESYWIFHKDGDDFDLKVSDPKSPSYLLIANDPEMESIIGALNALILNRLVTRVNTGQGKNIPVSIIVDELPTLYFHKIDRLIGTARSNKVSVTLGFQELPQLEADYGKVGMQKIITTVGNVVSGSARAKETLEWLSNDIFGKVVQVKKGVTIDRDKTSINLNENMDSLVPASKISDMATGWICGQTARDFVKTKTGTGGSMNIQESEEFKTTKFFCKTDFDMREIKAEEAAYVPLPKFYTFKSREERERILYKNFIQVGQDVKDMIADVLNKRGAK